A genomic region of Streptomyces sp. NBC_00247 contains the following coding sequences:
- the pyrF gene encoding orotidine-5'-phosphate decarboxylase, whose protein sequence is MTPQTPEPFGARLRHAMDTRGPLCVGIDPHASLLASWGLSDDIAGLERFTRTVVEALADRVAVLKPQSAFFERFGSRGVAVLETAVAEARSAGALVLMDAKRGDIGSTMGAYAATYLDKDSPLFSDAVTVSPYLGFGSLRPALDAAAVSGAGVFVLALTSNPEGAEVQRSTAADGRSLAQLMLDHMAAENAGAEPLGSVGAVVGATLGDAGVNLAINGPLLAPGIGAQGATPADLPAVFGESVGNVVPSVSRGVLRHGPDVAGLREAATRFADEVRTAVHG, encoded by the coding sequence GTGACCCCCCAGACCCCCGAACCGTTCGGCGCCCGGCTGCGCCACGCCATGGACACCCGCGGACCGCTCTGCGTCGGCATCGACCCGCACGCCTCGCTGCTCGCCTCATGGGGCCTGTCCGACGACATCGCGGGCCTGGAGCGCTTCACCCGTACGGTCGTCGAGGCGCTCGCCGACCGGGTCGCCGTCCTCAAGCCGCAGTCCGCGTTCTTCGAGCGCTTCGGCTCGCGCGGCGTCGCCGTTCTGGAGACCGCCGTCGCCGAGGCCCGCTCGGCCGGCGCGCTCGTGCTGATGGACGCCAAGCGCGGCGACATCGGCTCCACCATGGGCGCCTACGCGGCCACCTACCTGGACAAGGACTCGCCGCTGTTCTCGGACGCGGTCACCGTCTCGCCGTACCTCGGCTTCGGCTCGCTGCGCCCGGCGCTCGACGCCGCCGCGGTCTCCGGCGCGGGCGTCTTCGTGCTGGCGCTCACCTCCAACCCGGAGGGCGCCGAGGTGCAGCGCTCGACCGCGGCCGACGGCCGCTCGCTCGCCCAGCTGATGCTCGACCACATGGCCGCCGAGAACGCCGGAGCCGAGCCGCTGGGTTCGGTCGGCGCGGTGGTCGGCGCGACGCTCGGGGACGCCGGGGTGAATCTGGCGATCAACGGTCCGCTGCTCGCTCCCGGGATCGGTGCCCAGGGCGCCACCCCGGCCGATCTGCCGGCCGTGTTCGGCGAATCGGTGGGCAATGTGGTGCCGAGCGTGAGCCGGGGTGTTCTGCGTCACGGTCCGGACGTCGCGGGTCTGCGCGAGGCCGCGACACGCTTCGCCGACGAGGTCCGTACGGCCGTTCACGGATAG
- a CDS encoding integration host factor — MALPPLTPEQRAAALEKAAAARRERAEVKNRLKHSGASLHEVIKQGRENDVIGKMKVSALLESLPGVGKVRAKQIMERLGISESRRVRGLGSNQIASLEREFGGSAA, encoded by the coding sequence GTGGCTCTTCCGCCCCTTACCCCTGAACAGCGCGCAGCCGCGCTCGAAAAGGCCGCCGCGGCTCGCCGGGAGCGGGCCGAGGTAAAGAATCGACTCAAGCACTCCGGCGCCTCGCTCCACGAGGTCATCAAGCAGGGTCGGGAGAACGACGTCATCGGCAAGATGAAGGTCTCCGCACTCCTTGAGTCCCTGCCGGGCGTGGGCAAGGTCCGCGCCAAGCAGATCATGGAGCGTCTCGGGATCTCCGAGAGCCGCAGAGTCCGGGGTCTCGGCTCCAACCAGATCGCATCCTTGGAGCGAGAGTTCGGCGGCTCAGCCGCCTGA
- the gmk gene encoding guanylate kinase: MAATSRGTSPVPPDVRPRLTVLSGPSGVGKSTVVAHMRKVHPEVWLSVSATTRKPRPGESNGVHYFFVDDQEFDKLIANGELLEWAEFAGNRYGTPRRAVLDRLENGEPVLLEIDLQGARLVRESMSDARLVFLAPPSWDELVRRLTGRGTEPPEVIERRLAAAKVELAAEAEFDTTLVNTSVEDVARELLALMLQASDHRATSD, from the coding sequence ATGGCTGCAACATCCCGGGGGACGTCCCCCGTACCCCCGGACGTACGTCCGCGGCTGACCGTGCTCTCCGGCCCCTCAGGGGTCGGCAAGAGCACGGTCGTCGCGCATATGCGCAAGGTCCACCCCGAGGTATGGCTCTCGGTGTCGGCGACGACCCGCAAGCCCCGCCCCGGTGAGAGCAACGGCGTCCACTACTTCTTCGTGGACGACCAGGAGTTCGACAAGCTGATCGCCAACGGCGAGCTGCTCGAATGGGCGGAGTTCGCGGGCAACCGCTACGGCACCCCCCGCAGGGCCGTCCTCGACCGGCTGGAGAACGGCGAGCCGGTGCTGCTGGAGATCGACCTCCAGGGCGCCCGGCTGGTCCGCGAGTCGATGTCCGACGCGCGGCTCGTCTTCCTGGCCCCGCCGAGCTGGGACGAGCTGGTCCGCCGGCTCACCGGCCGGGGCACCGAACCGCCCGAGGTGATCGAGCGCAGGCTCGCCGCCGCCAAGGTCGAACTGGCCGCCGAGGCCGAGTTCGACACCACTCTCGTCAACACCTCCGTCGAGGACGTGGCACGCGAGCTGCTAGCCTTGATGCTTCAGGCTTCCGACCACCGTGCCACGAGCGACTGA
- the rpoZ gene encoding DNA-directed RNA polymerase subunit omega, with translation MSSSITTPEGIINPPIDELLEATDSKYSLVIYAAKRARQINAYYSQLGEGLLEYVGPLVDTHVHEKPLSIALREINAGLLTSEAIEGPAQ, from the coding sequence GTGTCCTCTTCCATCACCACGCCCGAGGGCATCATCAACCCGCCGATTGATGAGCTCCTCGAGGCCACCGACTCGAAGTACAGCCTCGTGATCTACGCCGCCAAGCGCGCGCGCCAGATCAACGCGTACTACTCGCAGCTCGGTGAAGGCCTCCTCGAGTACGTCGGTCCGCTCGTCGACACCCACGTCCACGAGAAGCCGCTGTCGATCGCGCTCCGCGAGATCAACGCCGGCCTGCTGACCTCCGAGGCCATCGAGGGCCCCGCGCAGTAA
- the coaBC gene encoding bifunctional phosphopantothenoylcysteine decarboxylase/phosphopantothenate--cysteine ligase CoaBC: MEKPKVVLGVSGGIAAYKACELLRRLTESGHDVTVVPTAASLHFVGAATWSALSGHPVSTEVWNDVHEVPHVRTGQAADLVVVAPATADMLAKAAHGLADDLLTNTLLTARCPVVFAPAMHTEMWEHPATQENVATLRRRGAVVIEPAVGRLTGVDTGKGRLPDPAEIFEVCRRVLSRGVTAPDLAGRHVVISAGGTREPLDPVRYLGNRSSGKQGYALARTAVARGARVTLIEANTGLPDPAGADVVHVGTAIQLREAVLKAAAGADAVVMAAAVADFRPAAYATGKIKKRDDRADPVIELVRNPDILAELSTERAAPGQVVVGFAAETDDVLANGREKLRRKGCDLLVVNEVGERKTFGSEENEAVVLAADGGETAVPYGPKEGLADTLWGLVAARFPG; encoded by the coding sequence GTGGAGAAGCCGAAGGTCGTTCTGGGGGTCAGCGGAGGCATCGCCGCGTACAAGGCGTGCGAACTGCTGCGCCGGCTGACCGAGTCCGGGCACGACGTGACCGTGGTGCCCACCGCGGCCTCACTGCACTTCGTCGGCGCCGCCACCTGGTCCGCGCTCTCCGGGCATCCGGTCTCCACCGAGGTCTGGAACGACGTCCACGAGGTACCCCACGTGCGCACCGGGCAGGCAGCCGACCTCGTCGTGGTCGCCCCGGCCACCGCCGACATGCTCGCGAAGGCCGCCCACGGGCTCGCCGACGACCTGCTCACCAACACCCTGCTCACGGCCCGCTGTCCGGTCGTGTTCGCGCCCGCCATGCACACCGAGATGTGGGAGCACCCGGCCACCCAGGAGAACGTCGCCACTCTGCGCCGCCGGGGCGCCGTGGTCATCGAGCCGGCCGTCGGCCGGCTCACCGGGGTCGACACCGGCAAGGGACGGCTCCCCGACCCCGCCGAGATCTTCGAGGTCTGCCGCCGGGTGCTGTCCCGGGGCGTCACGGCACCCGACCTCGCGGGCCGTCACGTCGTGATCAGCGCCGGAGGCACCCGCGAGCCGCTCGACCCGGTCCGCTACCTGGGCAACCGGTCCTCCGGCAAGCAGGGGTACGCACTCGCGCGCACGGCCGTCGCCCGGGGTGCCCGGGTCACCCTGATCGAGGCGAACACCGGACTGCCGGACCCGGCCGGCGCCGACGTGGTCCACGTGGGAACCGCGATCCAGCTGCGGGAGGCCGTGCTGAAGGCGGCGGCCGGCGCGGACGCGGTGGTGATGGCCGCCGCCGTCGCCGACTTCCGGCCCGCCGCGTACGCCACCGGCAAGATCAAGAAGCGCGACGACCGGGCGGATCCGGTCATTGAACTCGTACGTAATCCGGACATCCTCGCCGAGCTCTCCACCGAACGGGCCGCACCCGGTCAGGTGGTCGTGGGCTTCGCCGCGGAGACCGACGACGTACTCGCCAACGGGCGCGAGAAGCTCCGCCGCAAGGGGTGTGACCTTCTCGTCGTGAACGAGGTGGGGGAGCGCAAGACCTTCGGCTCCGAGGAGAACGAAGCGGTGGTCCTGGCCGCGGACGGCGGCGAGACGGCCGTGCCGTACGGGCCCAAGGAGGGCCTCGCCGACACCTTGTGGGGCCTGGTAGCCGCCCGCTTCCCGGGGTAG
- the metK gene encoding methionine adenosyltransferase, whose product MSRRLFTSESVTEGHPDKIADQISDTILDALLREDPTSRVAVETLITTGLVHVAGEVTTKAYADIPNLVRNKILEIGYDSSKKGFDGASCGVSVSIGAQSPDIAQGVDTAYEKRVLGAAAVEDDELDKQGAGDQGLMFGYACDETPELMPLPIYVAHRLSRRLSDVRKNGTIPYLRPDGKTQVTIEYDGDKAVRLDTVVVSSQHASDIDLDSLLAPDIREFVVEHVLAQLIEDGIKLDTEGYRLLVNPTGRFEIGGPMGDAGLTGRKIIIDTYGGMARHGGGAFSGKDPSKVDRSAAYAMRWVAKNVVAAGLAARCEVQVAYAIGKAEPVGLFVETFGTAAVDTDKIEHAIGEVFDLRPAAIIRDLDLLRPIYAQTAAYGHFGRELPDFTWERTDRVDALRAAAGL is encoded by the coding sequence GTGTCCCGCCGCCTCTTCACCTCGGAATCCGTCACCGAGGGTCACCCCGACAAGATCGCTGACCAGATCAGCGACACGATTCTCGACGCGCTCCTGCGCGAGGACCCCACCTCGCGCGTCGCCGTCGAGACCTTGATCACCACTGGTCTGGTGCATGTCGCGGGTGAGGTCACGACCAAGGCCTACGCCGACATCCCCAACCTCGTGCGCAACAAGATCCTGGAGATCGGCTACGACTCCTCCAAGAAGGGCTTCGACGGCGCCTCCTGCGGCGTCTCGGTGTCCATCGGAGCGCAGTCGCCGGACATCGCCCAGGGTGTCGACACCGCTTACGAGAAGCGGGTGCTGGGTGCGGCGGCCGTCGAGGACGACGAGCTCGACAAGCAGGGCGCCGGCGACCAGGGCCTGATGTTCGGTTACGCCTGCGACGAGACGCCCGAGCTGATGCCGCTCCCGATCTACGTGGCGCACCGGCTCTCCCGCCGGCTCTCCGACGTCCGCAAGAACGGCACCATCCCCTACCTGCGCCCCGACGGCAAGACGCAGGTCACCATCGAGTACGACGGCGACAAGGCCGTGCGCCTCGACACGGTCGTGGTGTCCTCGCAGCACGCCTCGGACATCGACCTCGACTCGCTGCTCGCCCCCGACATCCGCGAGTTCGTCGTGGAGCACGTCCTGGCGCAGCTCATCGAGGACGGCATCAAGCTCGACACCGAGGGCTACCGCCTCCTGGTCAACCCGACCGGCCGTTTCGAGATCGGTGGCCCGATGGGCGACGCCGGCCTCACCGGTCGCAAGATCATCATCGACACCTACGGCGGCATGGCCCGCCACGGCGGCGGCGCCTTCTCGGGCAAGGACCCGTCGAAGGTGGACCGTTCGGCCGCGTACGCCATGCGCTGGGTGGCCAAGAACGTCGTCGCGGCCGGCCTCGCCGCCCGCTGCGAGGTCCAGGTCGCCTACGCGATCGGCAAGGCCGAGCCGGTCGGTCTGTTCGTCGAGACCTTCGGCACCGCCGCGGTCGACACCGACAAGATCGAGCACGCCATCGGCGAGGTCTTCGACCTCCGTCCGGCCGCGATCATCCGCGACCTGGACCTGCTCCGCCCGATCTACGCCCAGACGGCGGCGTACGGCCACTTCGGCCGTGAGCTCCCCGACTTCACCTGGGAGCGCACCGACCGGGTCGACGCGCTGCGCGCGGCCGCCGGTCTCTGA
- a CDS encoding primosomal protein N': MSSEDERADEPGDGMPEQLALIRETVRRAKVPRAKPRTWRGAPLAAELPVARVLVNKGVLHLDQYFDYAVPEELDAEAQPGVRVRVRFGAGGRQVRGGRREGGGLIDGFLIERRAESDYQGTLAALAYVVSPEPVLGPELLGLARAVADRYAGSLADVLQLAVPPRNSRAESSPSPRPLPPPPPPAPGTWERYAQGAGFLRALAEGGAPRAVWTALPGPHWPHEIARAVAATLASGRGALVVVPDGRAAGRVDAALTALLGPGLHALLTAESGPEKRYRQWLAVRRGSVRAVVGTRAAMFAPVADLGLVVVWDDGDSSHSDDNAPFPHVREVLELRAAHGRCGFLLGATGCTVEAAQLVETGWALPLTAPRDHVRRAAPLIRTIGDEQLARDSAARTARLPSLAWQTARDGLRDGPVLVQVPRRGYAPRLACDRCRTPARCRHCAGPLQAQDQRELDCAWCGRPEHAWHCAECGATRLRARIVGARRTADELGRAFPKVPVRTSGRDHVLDVVPGEPALVVSTPGAEPVAEGGYAAALLLDGWAMLGRPDLRAGEEALRRWIAAASLVRGQEEGGAVVVVAEPTLGPVQALVRWDPAGFARRELAERAELGFPPVSRMASVTGSPGALTAFLQSASLPPEAEILGPVPVPSAGPGRPRRTGDAPQGETWERLLIRVVPGRGAALAAALKTAQAARTAKGGAEPVHIRIDPPDIG, translated from the coding sequence GTGAGCAGCGAGGACGAGCGGGCGGACGAGCCCGGGGACGGCATGCCGGAGCAGCTTGCGCTCATCCGGGAGACCGTGCGCCGGGCGAAGGTGCCGCGCGCCAAACCGCGTACCTGGCGCGGAGCGCCGCTCGCCGCCGAACTGCCCGTCGCCCGGGTCCTGGTGAACAAGGGCGTGCTCCACCTCGACCAGTACTTCGACTACGCGGTGCCCGAGGAGCTCGACGCCGAGGCGCAGCCCGGCGTCCGGGTGCGGGTCCGCTTCGGCGCCGGCGGACGCCAGGTCCGGGGCGGCCGGCGCGAGGGCGGCGGGCTGATCGACGGCTTTCTGATCGAGCGGCGGGCCGAGTCCGACTACCAGGGCACCCTGGCCGCGCTCGCCTACGTCGTCTCGCCGGAGCCGGTCCTCGGGCCCGAGCTGCTGGGCCTCGCGCGCGCGGTCGCCGACCGGTACGCCGGCAGCCTCGCCGACGTGCTCCAGCTGGCGGTGCCACCGCGCAACAGCCGCGCCGAGAGCAGTCCCTCCCCCCGGCCGCTGCCCCCGCCCCCGCCCCCCGCGCCCGGCACCTGGGAGCGGTACGCCCAGGGGGCCGGCTTCCTGCGCGCGCTCGCCGAGGGCGGCGCACCCCGGGCCGTGTGGACCGCCCTGCCCGGCCCGCACTGGCCGCACGAGATCGCCCGCGCCGTCGCGGCCACCCTCGCCTCGGGACGCGGCGCCCTCGTCGTGGTCCCGGACGGCCGGGCGGCCGGGCGGGTCGACGCGGCTCTGACCGCTCTGCTCGGCCCCGGCCTGCACGCCCTGCTCACCGCGGAGTCCGGTCCGGAGAAGCGGTACCGCCAGTGGCTCGCCGTCCGGCGCGGCTCGGTGCGGGCGGTGGTCGGGACCCGGGCGGCGATGTTCGCGCCCGTCGCGGACCTGGGGCTCGTGGTGGTCTGGGACGACGGGGACTCCAGCCACAGTGACGACAACGCCCCCTTCCCCCACGTCCGGGAGGTACTGGAGCTCCGGGCCGCCCACGGGCGGTGCGGGTTCCTCCTCGGCGCCACCGGCTGCACGGTGGAGGCCGCCCAGCTGGTCGAGACCGGCTGGGCCCTGCCGCTGACCGCCCCCCGCGACCACGTACGGCGCGCCGCCCCCCTGATCCGCACGATCGGCGACGAGCAGCTGGCCCGGGACAGCGCCGCGCGTACCGCCCGGCTGCCCAGCCTGGCCTGGCAGACCGCGCGCGACGGGCTGCGCGACGGCCCGGTTCTGGTACAGGTCCCGCGCCGGGGATACGCCCCCCGGCTCGCCTGCGACCGCTGCCGCACCCCGGCCCGCTGCCGGCACTGTGCCGGACCGCTCCAGGCCCAGGACCAGCGGGAACTCGACTGCGCCTGGTGCGGGCGGCCCGAACACGCCTGGCACTGCGCCGAGTGCGGAGCCACCCGGCTGCGTGCGCGGATCGTCGGGGCACGGCGGACGGCGGACGAGCTCGGCCGCGCCTTCCCCAAGGTGCCGGTCCGCACCTCGGGCCGCGACCACGTCCTGGACGTGGTGCCGGGCGAGCCCGCCCTCGTGGTGAGCACCCCCGGCGCCGAACCCGTCGCCGAGGGCGGATACGCGGCGGCCCTGCTGCTCGACGGCTGGGCCATGCTCGGCCGGCCCGACCTCCGGGCGGGCGAGGAGGCGCTGCGGCGCTGGATCGCCGCCGCCTCGCTGGTCCGGGGCCAGGAGGAGGGCGGCGCGGTGGTCGTCGTCGCCGAACCGACGCTCGGCCCCGTCCAGGCCCTGGTGCGGTGGGACCCCGCCGGGTTCGCCCGCCGGGAGCTGGCCGAGCGTGCCGAGCTCGGCTTCCCGCCCGTATCCCGGATGGCCTCGGTGACGGGCTCGCCCGGGGCGCTCACCGCGTTCCTCCAGAGCGCGAGCCTGCCGCCGGAGGCGGAGATCCTGGGGCCCGTACCAGTGCCCTCGGCCGGACCGGGGCGACCGCGCCGGACCGGGGACGCGCCGCAGGGCGAGACCTGGGAGCGGCTGCTGATCCGGGTGGTCCCCGGGCGCGGTGCCGCGCTCGCCGCCGCGCTGAAGACGGCTCAGGCCGCGCGGACGGCCAAGGGCGGAGCGGAGCCCGTACACATCAGGATCGATCCGCCCGACATCGGCTGA
- a CDS encoding IS4 family transposase — protein MGELTRIVPFEMVDAALAETGAVQQRLRKIPARVVVYLLLAAALFDDCGYLAVWRKLTASLEAIPVANVTGTALWHARTRLGARPMQALFDLLRGPATAIRTAGAHFKGLLTVAIDGTCLDVPDSPLHRARLGGITNQYGTSGYPQICLTALVACGTRAVLDAAFGPRTSGETVYGTRLTRSLHAGMIVLLDRGFSGNPFLTAVAGTEAAFLARISAARRPPVLERFEDGSHLSRFGGLEVRIIECEITIITSQGRTTGLYRMATSLLDHHRYPASDLVSLYHERWEVESAYFAIKKSMLGRRVLRSQTCAGISQEVYALLSAYQALRIAIADATGTTPGADPDRGSFSVALRCARDQIVRAAGIIADTAIDLVGTIGRAVLDQLMPARRLRVSPRAVKRPLSRYAYKSLRVDRHTHTATLNIKILTPTPTS, from the coding sequence CTGGGGGAACTCACCCGGATCGTCCCGTTCGAGATGGTCGACGCGGCCCTTGCCGAAACAGGTGCGGTCCAGCAGCGGCTGCGGAAGATCCCTGCCCGGGTGGTGGTCTACCTGCTGCTGGCCGCGGCCCTTTTCGACGACTGCGGCTACCTGGCGGTCTGGCGCAAGCTCACTGCCTCACTGGAGGCGATACCGGTCGCGAACGTGACCGGCACGGCGCTCTGGCACGCCCGGACACGCCTGGGGGCGCGTCCCATGCAGGCCCTGTTCGACCTGTTGCGCGGGCCGGCCACGGCGATCCGTACCGCCGGCGCCCATTTCAAGGGCCTGCTGACCGTCGCGATCGACGGTACCTGCCTCGACGTCCCCGACAGCCCGCTGCACCGGGCCCGTCTGGGCGGGATCACCAACCAGTACGGGACCTCCGGCTACCCGCAGATCTGCCTGACCGCGCTGGTGGCCTGCGGCACCCGCGCGGTCCTGGACGCCGCCTTCGGCCCCCGCACCAGCGGCGAAACCGTCTACGGCACACGACTGACCCGTTCCCTGCACGCGGGAATGATCGTCCTTCTCGACCGGGGCTTCTCCGGCAATCCGTTCCTGACCGCCGTCGCCGGCACCGAGGCCGCCTTCCTGGCCCGTATCTCGGCCGCCCGCAGACCTCCGGTCCTGGAGCGTTTCGAGGACGGCTCCCACCTCTCCCGCTTCGGCGGCCTCGAAGTCCGCATCATCGAATGCGAGATCACCATCATCACCAGCCAGGGCCGCACGACCGGCCTCTACCGAATGGCCACCAGCCTCCTCGACCACCACCGATACCCGGCATCCGACCTGGTCAGCCTCTATCACGAGCGATGGGAAGTGGAGTCTGCCTACTTCGCGATCAAGAAGTCGATGCTGGGCCGACGAGTCCTGCGCTCCCAGACCTGTGCAGGCATCTCCCAGGAGGTCTACGCCCTCCTGAGCGCCTACCAGGCCCTGCGGATCGCGATCGCCGACGCCACCGGGACCACACCCGGAGCCGACCCCGACCGGGGAAGTTTCAGCGTCGCACTACGATGCGCCCGCGATCAGATCGTCCGAGCCGCAGGCATCATCGCCGACACCGCGATCGACCTCGTCGGAACGATCGGCCGAGCCGTCCTGGACCAGCTCATGCCCGCCCGCCGCCTCCGCGTCAGCCCCCGAGCGGTGAAACGACCCCTATCCCGATACGCATACAAAAGCCTCAGAGTCGACCGGCACACCCACACAGCCACCCTCAACATCAAGATCTTGACGCCAACGCCCACGTCTTAA
- the fmt gene encoding methionyl-tRNA formyltransferase: protein MKLVFAGTPEVAVPALDALIASGRHEVAAVVTRPDAPAGRGRRLVASPVAERAEEAGIEVLKPVRPRDEGFLARLREIAPDCCPVVAYGALLPKAALEIPARGWVNLHFSLLPAWRGAAPVQHSVMAGDEVTGASTFLIEEGLDSGPVYGVLTEEVRPTDTSGDLLTRLAFAGSGLLAATMDGIEDGTLHAVPQPADGVTLAPKITVEDAQVRWSAPALRVDRIVRGCTPAPGAWTLFRGERLKLVQATPVIDRHDLAPGEISATKKNVYVGTGSHAVELLWVQPQGKKPMQAADWARGVRLAPGELLGL from the coding sequence ATGAAGCTCGTCTTCGCAGGCACCCCCGAGGTCGCAGTCCCCGCCCTGGACGCACTCATCGCCTCCGGCCGCCACGAGGTGGCCGCCGTCGTCACGCGTCCCGACGCACCGGCGGGCCGGGGGCGGCGGCTGGTCGCCAGCCCGGTCGCCGAGCGCGCCGAGGAGGCCGGGATCGAGGTCCTCAAGCCGGTCCGGCCGCGCGACGAGGGCTTCCTGGCGCGGCTCCGGGAGATCGCCCCGGACTGCTGCCCGGTCGTCGCCTACGGCGCGCTGCTGCCGAAGGCGGCTCTGGAGATCCCCGCCCGGGGCTGGGTCAACCTGCACTTCTCGCTGCTTCCCGCCTGGCGCGGCGCCGCCCCCGTGCAGCACTCCGTGATGGCGGGGGACGAGGTCACCGGAGCCTCGACCTTCCTGATCGAGGAGGGGCTCGACTCCGGGCCCGTCTACGGAGTCCTGACCGAGGAGGTCCGTCCCACCGACACCAGCGGTGACCTGCTGACCCGGCTCGCCTTCGCCGGGTCGGGGCTGCTCGCCGCGACGATGGACGGCATCGAGGACGGCACCCTGCACGCCGTCCCCCAGCCGGCCGACGGAGTCACCCTCGCCCCGAAGATCACCGTCGAGGACGCCCAGGTGCGGTGGTCGGCGCCCGCCCTGCGGGTCGACCGGATCGTGCGCGGCTGCACCCCCGCCCCCGGCGCCTGGACGCTCTTCCGCGGCGAGCGGCTCAAGCTCGTCCAGGCCACTCCCGTGATCGACCGCCACGACCTGGCCCCGGGCGAGATCTCGGCCACCAAGAAGAACGTGTACGTGGGCACCGGCTCGCACGCCGTCGAGCTGCTCTGGGTGCAGCCGCAGGGCAAGAAGCCCATGCAGGCCGCCGACTGGGCGCGCGGTGTCCGCCTCGCCCCCGGCGAGCTGCTCGGACTCTAA
- a CDS encoding RsmB/NOP family class I SAM-dependent RNA methyltransferase: protein MNDQPRRRPAQPHRRPKKDPVRFLAFEALRAVDERDAYANLVLPPLLKKARAKGDFDSRDAALATELVYGTLRRQGTYDAIVAACIDRPLREVDPPVLDVLNMGVHQLLGTRIPTHAAVSASVELARVVLGEGRAKFVNAVLRKVTAKDLDAWLDQVAPPFDEDAEAHLAVVHSHPRWVVSALWDSLGGGRAGIEDLLEADNERPEVTLVARPGRSTTAELADALGEEQSLPGRWSPYAVRMAEGGEPGALAAVRDGSAGVQDEGSQLVAAALANAPLEGDDTRWLDGCAGPGGKAALLAALAAGRGAALLAAEKQPHRARLVERALAGNPGPYQVITADGTRPPWLPGSFDRILMDVPCSGLGALRRRPEARWRRRPEDLEGFAPLQRGLLREALKAVRVGGVVGYATCSPHLAETRTVVEDVLKGRGGDPVEAEWVDARPLMPGVPALGDGPDVQLWPHLHGTDAMYLALLRRTG, encoded by the coding sequence GTGAACGACCAGCCGCGTCGCCGTCCCGCCCAGCCCCACCGCCGCCCGAAGAAGGACCCGGTGCGGTTCCTGGCCTTCGAGGCACTGCGGGCGGTCGACGAGCGCGACGCCTACGCCAACCTCGTGCTTCCCCCGCTGCTGAAGAAGGCCCGCGCCAAGGGTGACTTCGACAGCCGCGACGCGGCGCTGGCGACGGAGCTGGTCTACGGGACGCTGCGCCGGCAGGGCACGTACGACGCGATCGTCGCGGCCTGCATCGACCGGCCGCTGCGCGAGGTCGACCCGCCGGTGCTCGACGTACTCAACATGGGCGTGCACCAGCTGCTGGGCACCCGCATCCCCACCCATGCCGCCGTCTCCGCCAGCGTCGAGCTGGCGCGCGTGGTGCTGGGGGAGGGGCGGGCCAAGTTCGTCAACGCGGTGCTGCGCAAGGTCACCGCGAAGGACCTGGACGCCTGGCTCGACCAGGTCGCGCCGCCCTTCGACGAGGACGCCGAAGCCCACCTCGCCGTGGTCCATTCGCATCCGCGCTGGGTGGTATCCGCCCTGTGGGACTCCCTCGGCGGCGGCCGGGCCGGGATCGAGGACCTCCTCGAAGCCGACAACGAGCGCCCCGAGGTCACCCTGGTCGCCCGCCCCGGCCGGTCCACCACCGCTGAACTCGCGGACGCCCTGGGGGAGGAGCAGTCGCTCCCCGGCCGCTGGTCGCCCTATGCCGTACGCATGGCCGAGGGCGGCGAGCCCGGCGCGCTGGCCGCCGTACGGGACGGCAGCGCCGGTGTGCAGGACGAGGGCAGCCAGCTCGTCGCCGCCGCCCTCGCCAACGCCCCGCTGGAGGGCGACGACACCCGCTGGCTCGACGGCTGCGCCGGTCCCGGCGGAAAGGCCGCCCTGCTGGCCGCGCTCGCCGCCGGGCGGGGCGCCGCTCTGCTCGCCGCCGAGAAGCAGCCGCACCGTGCGCGGCTCGTGGAGCGGGCACTGGCCGGCAACCCGGGCCCGTACCAGGTGATCACCGCCGACGGCACCCGCCCGCCGTGGCTGCCCGGCAGCTTCGACCGCATCCTGATGGACGTGCCGTGCTCCGGTCTGGGTGCGCTGCGCCGCCGCCCCGAAGCGCGCTGGCGTCGCCGCCCCGAGGACCTGGAGGGTTTCGCCCCGCTCCAGCGCGGACTGCTGCGCGAGGCACTCAAGGCGGTACGGGTCGGCGGGGTCGTCGGCTACGCGACCTGCTCGCCCCACCTCGCCGAGACCCGGACCGTGGTGGAGGACGTCCTGAAGGGGCGTGGCGGCGACCCGGTCGAAGCCGAGTGGGTGGACGCCCGCCCCCTGATGCCGGGTGTCCCCGCCCTGGGCGACGGCCCCGACGTCCAGCTCTGGCCCCACCTGCACGGCACCGACGCGATGTACCTCGCGCTGCTGCGGCGCACGGGCTGA